DNA from Metabacillus flavus:
GCGGCAATCGTCAGTCATGGCGGCCCGCTTAGACAGCTGTTAACTCTACTGTCCGGAGATGGACGGGCTTTCTGGGAATGGACTGTAAGCCCAGGAACAGGATATGAATTGATTTGGACAAAGGATTCATTCAGGAGGGGAGAACCATGCGCTTCGTTACGGGCGGTGCCTTCAACGGCAAGGCTCAATGGGTAAGAGAGCAAACCTGGTGGAGGGAAGAAGAAGGTTTATGGCTCAGTGCTTATAAAAAAGACCCTTTAATTCAAGACTTCAGACAGGTTACGGTCATTGAAGGACTTGAACAATATATTCGGGAAGACGTCCTTCAAAAGGGAGAAGAGGCTTCCAGTCAATGGCGGGCTGCAATCAGCAGGTGGCTGGAATGGGAAGGAAATGCTCACGGCAGAAGGCTTGTCCTGATTGGTTCGGATATTTCAAAGGGAATTGTCCCGATTGAAGCGGAAAACAGGATTTGGAGAGATGTAACGGGGTGGATCTACCAGGAAATCATGAGGAAGTCGGTTCAGGCGGATCTGATCTGGTACGGTATTCGAACAACTTTGAAATAAAAGTAATGGCGGAAGGATGTAGAGTATGCGGGATATCGAAACATTCCAGCTCTCTAAAGGTGAGTGGCTGGTTGCAGCATCAGATAATGCGGGGGCTATCGGCGAAAAGGCTGAGGATCAGGTCAATGCCCCGCTGGAAATAGTGGCAAAGCATACATTGAGAGTAGCACTGATGGAATGCATGTCCGCAGGGGCGTATCCTTTTTCCATAATGCTGCACAACTTTAACGGGGAGGAAGCATGGGAACGAATTGAAGGGTCATGCAGAGAATTGCTGGATGAAGCCGGAATAGGCAAAGTGTCCATCTCAGGCAGTACGGAAAGCAATATGAAGATGATTCAGTCAGCGCTTGGAATAACGGTCCTTGGAAAAGCATCCATAGTAAGAACTGGCCACACTCCAAACGGGGCAGGATTTGCAGTGATTGGACAGCCGCTTGTAGGTTCTGAAGTGCTTGATAAAAAAGATCGAATGATTCCCATGTCCCTTTTTCTCAAGCTGCTGGCTCATCCAGCAGTATATGAATTGATACCAGCTGGATCAAAAGGGATTGCACATGAGATAAAAAGCCTGTGTCCTCATGCAAGGTTCATAGAATGCGAGCTTGATATGCATAAATCGGCCGGGCCCGCATCCTGTGTCATTATGTCTTACGACAAAGCGTTTAATATAGAATTAATAAAACTTTCCGGAGGTCTGTTTCATTCTGTTTCCCTGACAGGATGATCAGGCTTTTTTTAAGTTTTTCAGCATCTTCAAAAGCTTTTGATTTTCCTCTGATACCTTATATCCCAGGTCAGCTGTAGTGAATTTTTTCGCTTTTTTAAAGCTGTTTTTTTTATTTTTATGCTCCATAGCCGAACCTCTCCCTTGCAGTTCATCATGATATATTTATATGTCATTCACCGTGAAAAATATCCGGTTTTCTGCCTATTTAAGAATAGATAAATAAGGGTAAGTGTTTAATAGAATGGAAGCGGTCTCTAAAACTTAAATATTTAGAAAAATAAAGATTGTTTTTCGAAAAAAAATCGTTTAGTATGTAAGTGGAGTTAACCGGTTAACTAGGAGGAATTATGAAAAAGAAGGTCACGATTAAGGATGTTGCCAAGCATGCCGGCGTTTCCAGCGCAGCTGTTTCTTATGTCCTGAACGGGAAAAATAAGGTCTCGGGAGAAACGAAGGAAAAGATCCGCAGATCTATTGAGGAACTTCACTATCTTCCCGATTTAACAGCCATTAGCCTTTCTAAAAAGCAATCCAAGCTGATCGGCTTGCTTAAAATTTTAAATCAGGACTCCTTATTGCCGGTATTCCAGACAAATCTTTATTATAATGAATTTATCAGCGGAGTCGAAAGTGTAGCCCGGGGTTACGGGTATGATATTCTCCTGGCAGGAATCGGTGTGGCAGATGAATGCAGCCAATGGGTTCAGAGAAGGAATCTGGATGGACTGATTGTCATGAATGCATCAGGCTCCATCGCAGAGGAGCTGGCCCGCCATATAGCTATTCCGATCGTTCTGGTAGATACATATGATGTACCGGAAGGCAGCTATCACACGATGAATATCGATGACGAGGAAGGCGGCTATCAGGCTACCGCACATTTGCTTTCACTGGGTCACACATCCATTGCCATGGTTGTTGCAGAAGCAAAAAACAGTCCGGTTGATGAACAGCGGCTAAAAGGCTACAAGAGGGCACTGAAGGAATTTGGCATTCCGTTTAAACAAGAACTGATTTTTGAGAGCGGTAACAGTACGCTTGAAGCTTCACTGGATGCCGGACAAAGCATCCTGGACAGTTCAGAGCCTATTACGGCGGTATTCGCTACTTCTGATATTGTATGTTTAGGAATTATGAGAAGATTTGCTTCAATGGGAAAAAAAATTCCTCAGGACTTTTCAATAGTCGGATTTGATGATTTAAATGTTAGTCAGTATCTATCTCCAAGTCTGACCACAGTAAGGCAGGATATTTTAGCAAAAGGAATTCAGTCATCTGAAATGATTTTCTCGGCTCTTTTTCAAAAGGAGCAGGGGCTCACTAAAAAGGTCCTTCCGGTTGAGCTCGCAGTCAGAGAATCAACTATGCAGATTACGTAAACGATTAACCCAACCGGTTAATTTATAGAAAAATACATAAGGATGGTGCAGAAAATGAATGTAACAGTATGGAATGAGAATCGTCATGAACAGAAAAATCCGGAAGTACGCTCCATTTATCCAGACGGAATTCACGGAACCATAGCGGGATTTCTTGAAGAAATGGGCCACCGCGTTCAAACCGCTACTTTGGATGAGCCTGAACACGGCTTGACTGATGATGTTCTTCGCAATACAGAAGTGATGATCTGGTGGGGCCATCTTGCGCATGAAGAAGTAGACAGTGTAATTGTAGAAAAAGTGAAAAATAGGGTATTAGACGGAATGGGACTGATTGTTCTTCACTCCGGCCATTTTTCTAAAATCTTTAAGTCCCTAATGGGGACAGGCTGTGACCTGAAATGGAGAGAGGCTGACGAAAAAGAACGGCTATGGGTAGTAGAGCCAAGCCACCCAATCGTAGATGGAATCGCCGAGTACATCGAACTTGAAAAAGAGGAAATGTACGGCGAACACTTTGACATTCCAGCACCTGACGAGCTTGTTTTCATGAGCTGGTTTGAAGGCGGAGAAGTATTCAGAAGCGGCTGTACGTACAAACGCGGCAGCGGCAAAGTGTTTTATTTCCGCCCTGGCCATGAAACGTATCCTACCTATCACAATAAAGACATTCAAAAAGTAATAGGAAATGCAGTACTATGGGCAGCACCTGCCGATCGTGAAAAACCGGTATACGGAAATGCACAGCCGCTTGAAAAGATCACAGTAAAATAAGAGATCAAAAGACGGCTGTTTAGAATCATGAAGCAGAAATATTTTTCAAGCCGGCGAATAAAGCCAGAATGAACATTATCCATTTTGAGGAGGAACCATCACATGACAAAAATTAGAATTGGTGTGGTTGGATGCGGAAGCATTGCCATCCACCGCCACCTGCCTGAATATGCAGTACTTGATACTGCAGAAATCACAGCCGTATGCGACATCGTTGAGGAACGCGCAAATGAAATGGCATCTATTTACGGAGCAGCTGCCTATACAGATTATCAGGACTTAATTGCCAGCGGCAAGGTAGATGCAATCAGTGTCTGCACACCGAACTACCTTCATGCCCCAGTATCAATAGCAGCGCTTAAAGCGGGATTGCACGTTCTATGCGAAAAGCCGATGGCCACATCAAAAGAAGACGCTGAAGCAATGATTGCTGCCGAAAAGGAATCAGGCAAAAAGCTTATGATCGCACACAATCAGCGTTTTACTGCTGCACATCAAAAGGCGCGCAAGCTGATTGAATCAGGCGAAATGGGAAGAATCTACAGCTTCCGTACGGCATTTGGCCATCCCGGACCTGAAGCATGGAGCATCGATGGAAAAGACAGCTGGTTCTTCAAAAAAGAAGAAGCATTTATTGGGGCAATGGGAGACTTGGGAGTTCATAAAACAGACTTAATGCGCTACCTGCTTGGAGAAGAGTTTACGGAAGTTGGCGCATTCGTTCAAACGAGTGCAAAAACATTCGGAGATGTTGACGATAATGCGGTGTGTGTTTTGAAAACAGGATCAGGGATACTTGGTACATTAACCGCGAGCTGGTCTTATACAGGAAAGGAAGACAATTCCACCATTATTTATTGTGAAAATGGAATTATCCGCCTGGAGGATGATCCTGTTCACAGCCTGGTAATTCAATATTCAAATGGTGAAATTGCAAAATTTGAGCTTGGAAAAATTCAGTCAAATGAAGAAGGCGGTCAAGTCATTTCGAAAGTTGTGAATCACTTCGTCGAATGCATCTTGGAGGATAAGCAGCCGCTGGTTACAGGGGAAGAAGGAAAAAAATCGCTTGAAGTGATTTTAGCTGCTATGGAATCCAGTGAAACAAAGCAAATTGTGTCAATCAGCCAGGGCGTTATTGCATGAAAAAACTAAGGATTGGCATCATTGGAGCAGGAGGCATTGCTACCGGACGCCACATTCCATCCTTTCAGCACTTTTCAGACCAGGCAGAAATTACAGCTGTGAGCGATATTAATGTGCATCGTGCAGAAGATGTAGCGAAAGAATTCGGGATTCCCCGGTTTTTTGGGGACTATACCGAGATGCTTCCTGAAGTAGATGCGGTTGTCGTATGTACACCAAATAAATTTCATGCAGAAATCTCCATTGCCGCGCTTCAGGCAGGCGTTCATGTTTTATGCGAGAAGCCGATGGCATTGTCCGCAGCAGAATGCAAAGTAATGATTGAAACGGCTAAAGAATGCCAGAGAAAGCTTGCTATCGCCTATCATTACCGCTATATGAAGGAAGCGCAGGCAGCCAAAAAAGTGATGATTACAGAGGAAATCGGCACACCTTTAGTCGTCCGCATAAAAGCCTTGCGGCGCAGAAAAGTTCCAGGCTGGGGGGTCTTTACAAACAAGGAGCTGCAAGGAGGAGGCAGCTTAATTGATTACGGCTGTCACCTGCTTGATCTGGCCCTTTGGCTGATTGGCAACCCGAAAATTATCGACGTAACAGGCAGCACCTACAATGCGTTAAGCAAAGTACCGAATCAGGTAAACCTGTGGGGCCATTATGATCATCAAAGATTTAATGTTGATGATCATGTGACGGCATATATTCGATTTGAAAATGGAACGTCAATGCTTTTTGAAACGTCATGGGCAACAAACATACGTGATGATGAGGAACATCTCAGCATCTCTGGCGTAAATGGCGGGATCAGTGTTTTTCCAATGGAATTGTACACAACTAAATACAACATGCTGTTCAATAGCCAGCCTGCCTGGATTCCTGGAGAAGAGGATCCAGGAATTCTTCAGGCGAAGAATTTTATTGCTGCCTGCTTCAACGAAGAAGAGCTCATTGTTCAGCCTGAGGAAGCGATGCAGGTTTCTGAAGTAATCGATGCGATTTACGAAAGCGGAAAGATTACCATTAAAGAATAGAGAATAAAAGGAGTGGGAGACATGAAACTAG
Protein-coding regions in this window:
- a CDS encoding Gfo/Idh/MocA family protein, which encodes MTKIRIGVVGCGSIAIHRHLPEYAVLDTAEITAVCDIVEERANEMASIYGAAAYTDYQDLIASGKVDAISVCTPNYLHAPVSIAALKAGLHVLCEKPMATSKEDAEAMIAAEKESGKKLMIAHNQRFTAAHQKARKLIESGEMGRIYSFRTAFGHPGPEAWSIDGKDSWFFKKEEAFIGAMGDLGVHKTDLMRYLLGEEFTEVGAFVQTSAKTFGDVDDNAVCVLKTGSGILGTLTASWSYTGKEDNSTIIYCENGIIRLEDDPVHSLVIQYSNGEIAKFELGKIQSNEEGGQVISKVVNHFVECILEDKQPLVTGEEGKKSLEVILAAMESSETKQIVSISQGVIA
- a CDS encoding bifunctional adenosylcobinamide kinase/adenosylcobinamide-phosphate guanylyltransferase, with translation MRFVTGGAFNGKAQWVREQTWWREEEGLWLSAYKKDPLIQDFRQVTVIEGLEQYIREDVLQKGEEASSQWRAAISRWLEWEGNAHGRRLVLIGSDISKGIVPIEAENRIWRDVTGWIYQEIMRKSVQADLIWYGIRTTLK
- a CDS encoding ThuA domain-containing protein, which codes for MNVTVWNENRHEQKNPEVRSIYPDGIHGTIAGFLEEMGHRVQTATLDEPEHGLTDDVLRNTEVMIWWGHLAHEEVDSVIVEKVKNRVLDGMGLIVLHSGHFSKIFKSLMGTGCDLKWREADEKERLWVVEPSHPIVDGIAEYIELEKEEMYGEHFDIPAPDELVFMSWFEGGEVFRSGCTYKRGSGKVFYFRPGHETYPTYHNKDIQKVIGNAVLWAAPADREKPVYGNAQPLEKITVK
- a CDS encoding Gfo/Idh/MocA family protein; this translates as MKKLRIGIIGAGGIATGRHIPSFQHFSDQAEITAVSDINVHRAEDVAKEFGIPRFFGDYTEMLPEVDAVVVCTPNKFHAEISIAALQAGVHVLCEKPMALSAAECKVMIETAKECQRKLAIAYHYRYMKEAQAAKKVMITEEIGTPLVVRIKALRRRKVPGWGVFTNKELQGGGSLIDYGCHLLDLALWLIGNPKIIDVTGSTYNALSKVPNQVNLWGHYDHQRFNVDDHVTAYIRFENGTSMLFETSWATNIRDDEEHLSISGVNGGISVFPMELYTTKYNMLFNSQPAWIPGEEDPGILQAKNFIAACFNEEELIVQPEEAMQVSEVIDAIYESGKITIKE
- a CDS encoding LacI family DNA-binding transcriptional regulator, which produces MKKKVTIKDVAKHAGVSSAAVSYVLNGKNKVSGETKEKIRRSIEELHYLPDLTAISLSKKQSKLIGLLKILNQDSLLPVFQTNLYYNEFISGVESVARGYGYDILLAGIGVADECSQWVQRRNLDGLIVMNASGSIAEELARHIAIPIVLVDTYDVPEGSYHTMNIDDEEGGYQATAHLLSLGHTSIAMVVAEAKNSPVDEQRLKGYKRALKEFGIPFKQELIFESGNSTLEASLDAGQSILDSSEPITAVFATSDIVCLGIMRRFASMGKKIPQDFSIVGFDDLNVSQYLSPSLTTVRQDILAKGIQSSEMIFSALFQKEQGLTKKVLPVELAVRESTMQIT